A DNA window from Turicibacter sp. TJ11 contains the following coding sequences:
- the pcrA gene encoding DNA helicase PcrA, with amino-acid sequence MSHLLDKMNPQQKEAILTTEGPLLVMAGAGSGKTRVLTHRIAYLMSEKQVSPYNILAITFTNKAAREMKERVEKLIGERGKDVWISTFHSMCVRILRRDIDLIGYDLNFGILDDADQLSVIKTVMEDLNLDPKRQSPKYFLSQISNAKNELKAPSDLSKEFENEDVIRVYEKYQQTLFKNNRLDFDDLLMLTVHLFEKHPDVLSFYQNKFQYIHIDEYQDTNHAQYKIVKLLAEKFRNICVVGDSDQSIYSWRGANIGNILSFESDYKDAAVVLLEQNYRSKQMILNAANDVIRNNSGRRDKQLWSDRGEGESIEYHRASDGDIEATYIADKIAYMRRDTYDYHDFAVLYRTNSQSRAIEQALLRQNIPYRLVGGQSYFKRKEIKDLMAYLRLICNPDDDLSFVRVVNEPKRGIGAASIDKLNQFAKDSELSLMASIQDATGVVAKATLNKLMDFKTMIYMLRAQIEDYSLASFIDLVLNQTGYLEMLENENTIEADSRIDNLGEFKSMATQFEEVDLDEILAEEESEERAEELSTMTKLIILLNDLMLQTDTETEEEANESKVTLMTIHAAKGLEFPVVFICGFEDGIFPLRSAIEQGADELEEERRLAYVAITRAEDLLFITNAQSRYQYGMRSANAESMFIKEISDKYLNKTGIEARPRPSFTLQEAVESKAPKRQLKTVNLNSDSSWASGDKVEHDTFGEGVVVGVKGEVISIAFSAPHGIKKLMGSHPALKKRS; translated from the coding sequence ATGAGTCATTTATTAGATAAAATGAATCCGCAACAAAAGGAGGCTATTTTAACGACAGAAGGTCCTTTATTAGTAATGGCTGGTGCCGGTTCAGGAAAAACCCGAGTATTAACGCATCGTATTGCCTATTTAATGTCGGAAAAACAAGTATCCCCATATAATATTCTTGCGATTACTTTTACGAATAAGGCAGCGCGCGAAATGAAAGAGCGTGTTGAAAAATTAATTGGTGAACGTGGAAAAGACGTTTGGATTTCAACCTTTCATTCCATGTGTGTTCGTATTTTAAGACGCGATATTGATTTAATTGGTTATGATTTAAATTTTGGAATTTTAGATGATGCAGATCAGTTAAGTGTCATTAAAACAGTGATGGAAGATTTGAATTTAGACCCAAAACGTCAATCTCCAAAATATTTTTTATCCCAAATTAGTAATGCCAAAAATGAATTAAAAGCGCCAAGTGATTTAAGTAAAGAGTTTGAAAATGAAGATGTCATTCGTGTTTATGAAAAATATCAACAGACGTTATTTAAAAATAATCGTTTAGATTTTGATGATTTATTAATGTTAACTGTTCACTTGTTTGAAAAGCATCCAGACGTTTTATCTTTTTATCAGAATAAGTTTCAATATATTCACATTGATGAGTATCAAGATACTAACCATGCTCAATATAAGATTGTGAAGCTATTAGCGGAGAAATTCCGAAATATCTGTGTGGTGGGTGACTCAGATCAATCTATTTATAGTTGGCGTGGAGCAAATATCGGAAATATTTTATCTTTTGAGAGCGACTATAAAGATGCAGCTGTTGTTTTACTTGAACAAAACTACCGCTCAAAACAGATGATTTTAAATGCGGCTAATGATGTGATTAGAAATAACAGTGGGCGTCGTGATAAACAACTTTGGTCTGATCGTGGTGAAGGTGAGTCGATAGAATACCATCGTGCATCTGATGGGGATATTGAAGCAACTTACATTGCAGATAAGATTGCTTATATGAGACGTGATACGTACGATTATCATGATTTTGCTGTTTTATATCGTACGAACTCTCAATCACGTGCCATTGAACAAGCTTTACTTCGTCAAAATATTCCTTATCGATTAGTTGGAGGACAAAGTTATTTTAAACGTAAAGAGATTAAAGACTTGATGGCTTACTTACGTTTAATTTGTAATCCGGATGATGATTTATCATTTGTTCGTGTCGTGAATGAACCGAAACGAGGAATCGGAGCTGCATCAATTGATAAATTAAATCAATTTGCTAAAGATTCAGAATTATCGTTGATGGCATCTATTCAAGATGCAACGGGTGTAGTTGCAAAAGCGACATTAAATAAATTAATGGATTTTAAGACGATGATTTATATGCTTCGTGCCCAAATTGAAGATTATTCATTGGCTAGTTTTATTGATTTAGTTTTAAATCAGACTGGATATCTTGAAATGTTAGAAAACGAAAATACCATTGAAGCTGACAGTCGTATTGATAACTTAGGAGAATTTAAATCAATGGCTACACAATTTGAAGAGGTTGATTTAGATGAAATTTTAGCAGAAGAAGAAAGTGAAGAACGTGCAGAAGAACTATCTACAATGACAAAGTTGATTATTTTGTTAAATGATTTGATGCTACAAACAGATACTGAAACTGAAGAAGAAGCTAATGAATCTAAAGTAACCTTAATGACGATTCATGCAGCTAAAGGATTAGAGTTCCCAGTTGTGTTTATTTGTGGATTTGAAGATGGAATTTTCCCATTACGTTCAGCCATTGAACAAGGAGCCGACGAGTTAGAAGAAGAACGTCGTTTAGCTTATGTGGCGATTACTCGTGCAGAAGATCTTTTATTCATTACAAATGCACAAAGTCGTTATCAATATGGAATGCGATCAGCTAATGCCGAATCGATGTTTATCAAAGAGATTTCCGATAAATATTTAAATAAAACAGGAATTGAAGCTCGTCCTCGCCCTTCGTTTACACTTCAAGAAGCAGTAGAGTCAAAGGCACCAAAGCGTCAATTAAAGACCGTTAATCTAAATTCTGATTCTTCATGGGCAAGTGGTGATAAAGTTGAACATGATACATTTGGTGAAGGTGTTGTTGTCGGAGTTAAGGGTGAGGTTATTTCGATTGCCTTTAGTGCACCTCATGGAATTAAAAAATTAATGGGATCACATCCGGCATTAAAAAAACGCTCATAA
- the ligA gene encoding NAD-dependent DNA ligase LigA, with amino-acid sequence MSRERVEELTKLLNQYNKEYYVLDKPSVSDKEYDRLMQELIELESQFPELKSVTSPTVRIGGAVLEGFNKVEHEKPMLSLANAFNESDLRDFDSRVRKVSPQVTYVCELKIDGLAVTLHYRDGHFVQGATRGDGVVGEDISENLKTIQTIPLQIPYTNPLEVRGEVYMSKATLEKLNKQRAEKGEELFANPRNAAAGSLRQLDSKIAAKRELAMFCYSVPSAFELNCSTHEQSLQKIEELGFNVNSNREVCQSIDEVLAYIEKWSTARFDLPYEIDGIVIKVNQLEEQEKLGSTVKSPRWAIAYKFPAEEVETILKDIIFTVGRTGMVTPNAVLEPVRVAGTRVSRATLHNEDYVKERDIRIFDRVVIRKAGEIIPEVVKPVVDSRNGEEVPFQMIEECPRCGSHLVREVGEADHYCLNIDCPARIVESLCHFVSRDAMNIEGLGVKVVEQLYVNQLISNVADIYKLKKEQLLPLERMGEKKVSNLLTAIESSKQNSLEKLLFGLGIRHVGSKTAKVLAAHFETIEALMNATFEDFKVISEIGDVIANSILHYFSQEANLHLIQELKELQLNMTYTGIKSSSTEMNEFFGKTVVLTGTLTTLSRKEAGEQLEALGAKVSGSVSAKTDYLVAGEKSGSKLKKAQELGITILDEETMLKMMGR; translated from the coding sequence ATGTCAAGAGAACGTGTTGAAGAGTTAACGAAACTATTAAATCAATATAATAAAGAATATTACGTTTTAGATAAACCGAGTGTCAGTGACAAAGAATATGATCGATTAATGCAAGAATTAATAGAACTAGAATCTCAGTTTCCAGAATTAAAATCTGTGACATCTCCAACAGTTCGTATAGGAGGAGCCGTTTTAGAAGGATTTAATAAAGTCGAGCATGAGAAGCCTATGTTATCATTGGCGAATGCATTTAATGAAAGTGATTTGCGTGATTTTGATAGTCGTGTTCGTAAAGTATCACCGCAGGTCACGTATGTTTGTGAGTTAAAGATTGATGGATTAGCAGTGACTTTGCATTACCGTGATGGACATTTTGTTCAAGGCGCTACACGTGGAGATGGTGTCGTAGGAGAGGATATCTCTGAAAACTTAAAAACGATTCAGACAATCCCGCTTCAAATTCCTTACACAAATCCACTTGAAGTTCGTGGAGAAGTTTATATGTCTAAAGCAACGCTTGAGAAATTAAATAAGCAACGAGCAGAAAAAGGAGAGGAATTATTCGCCAACCCTAGAAATGCAGCCGCAGGTTCTTTACGCCAGTTGGATTCAAAAATTGCAGCTAAACGTGAATTAGCGATGTTTTGTTACTCCGTTCCAAGTGCTTTTGAATTAAATTGCTCAACTCATGAACAAAGTTTGCAAAAGATTGAGGAGTTAGGATTTAATGTCAATTCAAATCGTGAAGTTTGTCAATCGATTGATGAGGTTTTAGCTTATATTGAAAAATGGTCAACTGCTCGATTTGATTTACCGTATGAAATTGATGGAATTGTGATTAAAGTCAATCAATTAGAAGAGCAAGAGAAGTTAGGATCAACCGTAAAAAGTCCTCGTTGGGCCATCGCTTATAAATTCCCTGCTGAAGAAGTGGAAACTATTTTAAAAGATATTATTTTTACCGTCGGACGTACTGGAATGGTGACACCTAATGCGGTGTTAGAACCAGTTCGTGTAGCGGGAACACGTGTTAGCCGTGCAACACTACATAATGAAGATTACGTCAAAGAACGCGACATTCGAATTTTTGATCGCGTCGTTATTCGTAAAGCAGGAGAAATTATTCCTGAGGTTGTCAAGCCAGTTGTGGATAGCCGTAATGGAGAGGAAGTTCCATTTCAAATGATTGAAGAATGTCCACGTTGTGGAAGTCATTTAGTACGTGAGGTTGGAGAAGCTGATCATTATTGCTTAAATATTGATTGTCCAGCCCGCATTGTTGAAAGTTTATGTCACTTTGTTTCACGTGATGCTATGAATATTGAAGGACTAGGTGTCAAAGTAGTTGAACAACTATATGTGAATCAGTTAATTTCAAATGTAGCAGATATTTATAAACTTAAAAAAGAACAGTTATTACCACTTGAGCGTATGGGTGAAAAGAAAGTTTCAAATTTATTAACAGCTATCGAAAGTAGTAAACAAAATAGCTTAGAGAAGTTATTATTTGGTTTAGGTATTCGTCATGTGGGAAGTAAAACAGCTAAAGTGTTAGCTGCACATTTTGAAACGATTGAGGCATTAATGAATGCAACGTTTGAAGATTTTAAAGTCATTTCTGAAATTGGTGACGTGATTGCGAACAGTATTCTTCATTACTTCTCACAAGAAGCCAATCTTCATTTAATTCAAGAGTTAAAAGAATTGCAGCTTAATATGACGTATACAGGTATTAAATCATCTTCAACCGAAATGAATGAGTTTTTTGGAAAAACAGTTGTTTTAACAGGAACATTAACCACATTATCTCGTAAAGAAGCAGGGGAGCAGTTAGAAGCTTTAGGTGCTAAAGTTTCAGGAAGTGTGAGTGCTAAGACTGATTATTTAGTTGCTGGAGAAAAAAGTGGATCAAAACTAAAAAAAGCACAGGAACTAGGAATTACGATTCTTGATGAAGAGACAATGTTAAAAATGATGGGAAGATAG